The following are from one region of the Deinococcota bacterium genome:
- a CDS encoding type II toxin-antitoxin system RelE/ParE family toxin: protein MTRFAITLTDEARNDLGAITDTRTRKAVGRKIGSLQTEPDKRGERLGGDLKELYKVRAAGQRYRVLYKIGKLEGIVIVVVIGIRKAGSKADVYEVARRRLGKR from the coding sequence GTGACGAGATTCGCCATCACCCTTACCGACGAAGCTAGAAATGACTTGGGAGCAATCACTGACACCCGCACCCGCAAAGCCGTAGGACGCAAGATCGGTAGCTTGCAGACCGAGCCGGACAAACGTGGTGAGCGCCTTGGCGGCGACCTCAAGGAGCTATACAAGGTCCGGGCCGCTGGACAACGCTACCGGGTGCTGTACAAGATAGGCAAGCTTGAAGGCATAGTCATCGTGGTGGTCATCGGCATCCGTAAGGCGGGGAGCAAGGCCGACGTATACGAGGTGGCCAGAAGGAGGTTGGGAAAGAGATGA
- a CDS encoding helix-turn-helix transcriptional regulator, whose protein sequence is MDIRITLGDYLDAHNLSAYRLAQETSGKVARGSIYALARGEVKRVDLDTLGAVMETLERLTGEPVKFDDLLEAVGKPPAGISAAGVAYTGDPETDEVLDDHPDILERLAKLERGEAKLIPWEQVKAELGL, encoded by the coding sequence GATTACCTTGGGAGATTATCTAGACGCCCACAACCTCAGCGCCTACCGCTTAGCCCAAGAAACCAGCGGCAAGGTAGCTAGAGGGAGCATCTACGCACTGGCTAGAGGTGAGGTGAAGCGGGTAGATCTCGACACCTTGGGCGCGGTCATGGAGACGCTCGAGCGGCTTACGGGAGAACCTGTAAAGTTTGACGACCTGCTCGAGGCGGTCGGCAAGCCACCCGCAGGCATAAGCGCCGCCGGCGTTGCCTACACCGGAGATCCCGAGACGGACGAGGTGCTAGACGACCACCCGGACATTCTGGAGCGCCTGGCAAAGCTCGAGCGGGGTGAGGCCAAGCTCATCCCGTGGGAGCAAGTCAAGGCGGAGCTGGGGCTCTGA